A genomic segment from Actinomadura hallensis encodes:
- a CDS encoding Uma2 family endonuclease, whose translation MRATLGRAHGPYTLYDLDALPDEGRRYELADGWLNELPDDLWHDHAADQLKKILKDAARQADADVHVAGGPQDVTTPAGVRKPDVFVVARDVARTALERRARTYYGPDLLLVAEVITPRTVNEQIDRVRKVDEYAATGIPHYWLVDLEPRPAVTMLELRGERYEVTAKARSGEVASLDRPYPIAFDPVRLSEMD comes from the coding sequence ATGCGCGCGACGCTCGGCCGCGCACACGGCCCGTACACGCTGTACGACCTGGACGCGCTTCCCGATGAGGGCCGCCGCTACGAGCTGGCCGACGGCTGGCTGAACGAGCTGCCGGACGACCTGTGGCACGACCACGCCGCCGACCAGCTCAAGAAGATCCTCAAGGACGCGGCCCGCCAGGCGGACGCCGACGTCCACGTGGCCGGGGGCCCGCAGGACGTCACCACCCCCGCGGGCGTCCGCAAGCCGGACGTCTTCGTCGTCGCCCGCGACGTCGCCCGCACCGCGCTGGAGCGCCGGGCCCGCACCTACTACGGCCCCGACCTCCTCCTCGTCGCCGAGGTCATCACGCCCCGCACCGTCAACGAGCAGATCGACCGCGTCCGCAAGGTGGACGAGTACGCCGCGACCGGCATCCCCCACTACTGGCTGGTCGACCTGGAGCCGCGCCCCGCCGTCACGATGCTGGAGCTGCGGGGCGAGCGGTACGAGGTGACCGCCAAGGCCCGCTCCGGCGAGGTCGCCTCCCTGGACCGCCCCTACCCCATCGCCTTCGACCCCGTCCGCCTCTCCGAGATGGACTGA
- a CDS encoding ABC transporter permease, with protein MTETSHSGGPTPRTPGNGEEQSGKPSSHGPGEDASGGPVVTLAKKAGGGGPWRRFTGGAGGAAGAVHGPGEIRHLGLVAALVLLAGVGLATQPENFATSGNVVAILVLAATIGVITVGQTFVIIGGGIDLSVGSVMALASVWATTVATQSYGPAVMALCAILVGTGTGLVTGLLISYGRLVPFIATLAMLVAARGLAQRMSDRKTQLIRPENDALVSLSTTRVLGLPLVVYIFAAVALAGWLLLNRTTFGRRTFAVGGNPEAARLAGIDVRRHTLLLYALSGFCCGIAAIIIMARTTTGSSTHGDLYELDAIAAVIIGGTLLTGGRGTVVGSILGVLIFTLITNLFILNGLQTSDQLIAKGAIIVGAVLLQRRGLRSPT; from the coding sequence GTGACCGAGACGAGTCACTCCGGGGGGCCGACCCCCCGGACCCCCGGGAACGGCGAGGAACAGTCCGGGAAGCCGTCCTCCCACGGTCCAGGGGAGGACGCATCCGGCGGTCCGGTCGTCACGCTCGCCAAGAAGGCCGGGGGCGGCGGGCCTTGGCGGCGCTTCACCGGGGGCGCCGGAGGCGCGGCCGGGGCCGTGCACGGCCCCGGGGAGATCCGGCACCTCGGGCTGGTCGCCGCGCTGGTGCTGCTCGCGGGAGTCGGGCTGGCGACCCAGCCGGAGAACTTCGCCACGTCCGGCAACGTGGTCGCGATCCTGGTCCTCGCCGCCACCATCGGCGTGATCACCGTCGGCCAGACCTTCGTGATCATCGGCGGCGGGATCGACCTGTCCGTCGGGTCGGTGATGGCGCTGGCGTCGGTGTGGGCGACGACCGTGGCGACGCAGTCGTACGGGCCGGCGGTGATGGCGCTGTGCGCGATCCTCGTCGGGACCGGCACCGGCCTCGTCACCGGACTGCTGATCAGCTACGGGCGGCTCGTCCCGTTCATCGCCACGCTCGCGATGCTGGTCGCCGCGCGGGGACTCGCGCAGCGGATGTCGGACCGCAAGACCCAGCTGATCCGCCCCGAGAACGACGCGCTCGTGTCGCTGTCCACCACCCGGGTGCTCGGGCTGCCGCTCGTCGTGTACATCTTCGCGGCCGTCGCGCTGGCGGGCTGGCTGCTGCTCAACCGCACCACGTTCGGCCGCCGCACGTTCGCCGTCGGCGGCAACCCCGAGGCGGCGCGGCTCGCCGGCATCGACGTCCGGCGGCACACCCTCCTGCTGTACGCGCTGTCCGGGTTCTGCTGCGGCATCGCGGCGATCATCATCATGGCGCGGACCACCACCGGCTCCAGCACCCACGGCGATCTCTACGAACTCGACGCGATCGCCGCGGTCATCATCGGCGGGACGCTGCTCACCGGCGGCCGCGGCACCGTCGTCGGGTCGATCCTCGGCGTGCTGATCTTCACGCTCATCACCAACCTGTTCATCCTGAACGGCCTGCAGACCAGCGACCAGCTGATCGCCAAGGGGGCGATCATCGTCGGCGCCGTGCTGCTGCAGCGCCGCGGGCTCCGCTCGCCCACCTGA
- a CDS encoding Gfo/Idh/MocA family protein: MTTVGVGMVGHAFMGRAHSQAWRSVGPFFAPPLTPLMTALAGRSAERAAAAAASLGWASVETDWKELLRRDDVQIIDICTPGDGHAEIAVAALDAGKHVLCEKPLANSVAEAEAMTAAAARARERGIRSMVGFNYRRVPAVTLARRLVADGRIGTVRHIRAQYLQDWLADPQAPFTWRLDREKAGSGALGDIASHIVDTAQFITGHKLAAVSAALETFVPERPLPGGGTAQVTVDDAALFIGRTDGGAVATFEATRFATGRKNALRIEVSGSSGALYFDLESLNELWFHDAEEDGTTAGFRRIVVTEPDHPYAGRWWPPGHILGYEHTFTHQMADLLTAIAEGRDPSPSFADGLQVQRILAAVADSAASRRWVDVEGSN, encoded by the coding sequence ATGACGACCGTCGGAGTCGGGATGGTCGGGCACGCGTTCATGGGACGTGCCCACTCCCAGGCGTGGCGCAGCGTGGGCCCGTTCTTCGCGCCGCCGCTGACGCCGCTCATGACCGCCCTGGCCGGGCGATCCGCCGAACGCGCCGCCGCCGCCGCGGCGTCGCTCGGCTGGGCGTCGGTGGAGACCGACTGGAAGGAGCTGCTCCGCCGCGACGACGTCCAGATCATCGACATCTGCACGCCCGGGGACGGCCACGCCGAGATCGCGGTCGCCGCGCTCGACGCGGGCAAGCACGTGCTGTGCGAGAAGCCCCTCGCCAACTCCGTCGCGGAGGCCGAGGCCATGACCGCCGCCGCGGCCCGCGCCCGGGAACGCGGCATCCGGTCGATGGTCGGGTTCAACTACCGCCGCGTCCCCGCGGTCACCCTCGCCCGCCGGCTCGTCGCCGACGGGCGGATCGGGACCGTCCGGCACATCCGCGCCCAGTACCTCCAGGACTGGCTGGCCGACCCGCAGGCCCCCTTCACCTGGCGGCTCGACCGGGAGAAGGCCGGGTCCGGCGCGCTCGGCGACATCGCCTCCCACATCGTGGACACCGCCCAGTTCATCACCGGGCACAAGCTGGCCGCGGTGTCCGCGGCGCTGGAGACCTTCGTCCCCGAACGCCCCCTCCCCGGAGGCGGCACCGCCCAGGTGACCGTGGACGACGCCGCCCTGTTCATCGGCCGCACCGACGGCGGCGCCGTCGCCACCTTCGAGGCCACCCGCTTCGCCACCGGCCGCAAGAACGCGCTGCGCATCGAGGTCAGCGGCTCGTCCGGCGCGCTGTACTTCGACCTGGAGTCGCTGAACGAACTGTGGTTCCACGACGCCGAGGAGGACGGGACGACCGCCGGGTTCCGGCGCATCGTCGTCACCGAACCCGACCACCCCTACGCCGGCCGGTGGTGGCCGCCCGGCCACATCCTCGGCTACGAGCACACCTTCACCCACCAGATGGCCGACCTGCTCACGGCGATCGCGGAGGGCCGCGACCCGAGCCCCTCCTTCGCCGACGGTCTCCAGGTCCAGCGGATCCTCGCCGCCGTCGCCGACAGCGCGGCGTCCCGGCGCTGGGTCGACGTCGAAGGGAGCAACTGA
- a CDS encoding DUF1707 SHOCT-like domain-containing protein, whose translation MSVEQHPQTAPALRASDRDRDEMLVRLHNAFAEGRLSEAELDERIDRALAARTHVELGAVAADLPGTGRAGAECSAPAGRFQVAYKNSVARAGRWRVPERFTTVVYKGTGLLDLRAAELEAQVTRVRVLAYKSCVEIIVPPGVRVETEGVGISAEVHGAPPAGAPVVHIRGYAYKGTIEAKDRICRA comes from the coding sequence ATGAGCGTCGAGCAGCACCCCCAGACCGCGCCCGCCCTGCGCGCCTCGGACCGTGACCGCGACGAGATGCTCGTCCGGCTGCACAACGCCTTCGCGGAGGGCCGCCTGAGCGAGGCGGAGCTCGACGAGCGCATCGACCGCGCCTTGGCGGCCCGCACCCACGTCGAGCTCGGGGCCGTGGCAGCCGACCTGCCCGGCACCGGCCGGGCGGGCGCGGAGTGCTCCGCGCCGGCGGGGCGGTTCCAGGTCGCCTACAAGAACTCGGTCGCCCGCGCCGGGCGCTGGCGGGTGCCCGAGCGTTTCACCACGGTCGTGTACAAGGGGACGGGGCTGCTCGACCTGCGCGCCGCCGAACTGGAGGCGCAGGTCACGCGGGTGAGGGTGCTCGCCTACAAGTCGTGCGTGGAGATCATCGTGCCGCCGGGTGTCCGCGTGGAGACGGAGGGTGTCGGGATCTCCGCCGAGGTGCACGGCGCACCTCCCGCCGGGGCACCGGTCGTGCATATCCGCGGTTATGCCTACAAAGGCACGATAGAGGCGAAAGATCGGATATGCCGCGCGTGA
- a CDS encoding cupin domain-containing protein, with protein MLLLTTLDAWRAQPGPRFVLPEAGAVWAPDDEAALAVADDVFEEGHVVAVTLDPEPGAVPGRGVIDRTTAARVRYLRRAPDGRHVAVLDRSATAEALDLLPHPEGGWYRETWRSDVSFTPDGYPGERASATAIYFLLPPGEESMWHVVRSAELWLWHRGGPLTLYLGGDGDRPSETQEPVTLGPDVTDGQVPQAVVPPGVWQAAHPAGDEEVLVSCVVSPGFDFTDFRALP; from the coding sequence GTGCTGCTGCTCACGACTCTCGATGCCTGGCGCGCCCAGCCCGGTCCGCGGTTCGTCCTGCCCGAGGCGGGCGCCGTGTGGGCGCCCGACGACGAGGCCGCGCTGGCCGTCGCCGACGACGTGTTCGAGGAGGGGCACGTCGTCGCCGTCACGCTGGACCCGGAGCCGGGCGCGGTGCCGGGACGCGGGGTGATCGACCGGACGACCGCGGCCCGCGTCCGGTACCTGCGCCGCGCCCCGGACGGCCGGCACGTGGCGGTGCTGGACCGCTCCGCGACGGCCGAGGCTCTCGACCTGCTCCCGCATCCCGAGGGCGGCTGGTACCGGGAGACGTGGCGGTCGGACGTGTCCTTCACACCGGACGGCTACCCGGGGGAGCGCGCGTCCGCCACCGCCATCTACTTCCTGCTGCCGCCCGGCGAGGAGTCGATGTGGCACGTCGTCCGGTCCGCCGAGCTGTGGCTGTGGCACCGGGGAGGCCCGCTGACGCTGTACCTCGGCGGGGACGGCGACCGGCCCTCCGAGACGCAGGAGCCGGTCACGCTGGGCCCCGACGTGACGGACGGGCAGGTCCCCCAGGCCGTCGTGCCGCCCGGCGTGTGGCAGGCCGCCCACCCCGCAGGTGACGAGGAGGTCCTGGTCAGCTGCGTGGTCTCCCCCGGCTTCGACTTCACCGACTTCCGCGCCCTCCCCTAG
- a CDS encoding WD40/YVTN/BNR-like repeat-containing protein — MTARTPEQDEARRTAEEETAGSRQVRRRLTFGVAGDLADMPTVRSPWQRAYEAWRAAGLSWGHGAPPRDQGAAEAIPAPDEAAPAGAAASGAAGAEDAAPAKPAAGKAARTGRRAAKKAAAKAAAAQAAAASKEAAASKAAAAAQEAAAKDDVAKDDVAKGAAATGDVVTEGAAGERAEKAKKAAADEPAVEKAESPEIAAGEAAAEEDAAKEDASQGTAAEEGAATEAASKEGAAEETAPKAGKAAPKAGKAKPKAGKGAGKKAQPDPEDVLVAGPGLRTRESAPRAARRLRTRLAVAAGLVVIAGGVIFTVARGEGADEQSLPGPLAADALFAADPAAETDGLVQNLAAVTAAGGTVVAVGTEGDGVPGRERTRFLSSVDGGRTWSLARVRSGDGSAVPQGDAPRMVAAGKRGWVALGDAHGGGTVAWTSENARTWTRHDVGAVFKPSDDVRAVARTADGFAAVGGADGHAVVWISPDGGRWQRIEGIRGITGFDRVASSGSVLVTHGTYPREVTVKRGRRKITRTVPSHGVWRSEDGGRTWAQVSIPQAKGSYGATKGLTYGPGGFATVREGRHTSGRKGNRRTTRFGVLFTSPDGREWRVASRFRGYGIERFGGTPDGLAVVVHGTDDAYRILRTADGRSWKADGTVPRPVKSSGLTVAAGGAIAISGSRGDDAYLHGVDLRKVPGAVNPERSVRSLAAAPGRVVAAGSSNGAAAIWTAPDGQPWQRAELPSTAGSLSGVVHGGKGWLAVGATPGDAPKPLVMTSQDGSTWEKAEFPGGPAPVAAAAGPSGYVAAGTGAVWHSADLKEWKRADLDGAPAAVTASDGMYVAVGARGRAPAVWTSQDGVKWTAAELSDGLATGPLTGVAADGATIVAIGADGAPLVSVDAGKTWTVHALGGDLTATAITATPNGFVATASTSHRNAAVLTSGDGVTWRRLRVPGLSGDGERRLTALTAAGSSVLAAGVAADGQGEAALLWKAPLP, encoded by the coding sequence GTGACGGCGAGGACCCCGGAGCAGGACGAGGCCCGGCGGACGGCCGAGGAGGAGACGGCCGGTTCCCGCCAGGTCCGCCGTCGGCTGACGTTCGGCGTGGCCGGGGACCTCGCCGACATGCCGACGGTGCGGTCGCCCTGGCAGCGCGCGTACGAGGCGTGGCGCGCGGCCGGACTGAGTTGGGGCCACGGAGCCCCGCCCCGCGACCAAGGGGCCGCGGAGGCGATTCCCGCGCCGGACGAGGCCGCCCCCGCCGGGGCGGCGGCCTCCGGCGCGGCGGGCGCCGAGGACGCCGCCCCGGCGAAGCCCGCCGCCGGGAAGGCGGCCAGGACCGGGAGGCGCGCGGCGAAGAAGGCCGCCGCCAAGGCCGCGGCGGCGCAGGCGGCCGCCGCGTCGAAGGAGGCCGCCGCCTCCAAGGCGGCTGCCGCGGCGCAGGAGGCTGCGGCCAAGGACGACGTGGCCAAGGACGATGTGGCCAAGGGGGCTGCGGCCACGGGGGATGTGGTCACGGAGGGCGCGGCCGGGGAGCGCGCGGAGAAGGCGAAGAAGGCCGCGGCCGACGAGCCCGCGGTCGAGAAGGCGGAGTCCCCGGAGATCGCGGCCGGTGAGGCGGCCGCCGAGGAGGACGCGGCCAAGGAAGACGCGTCGCAGGGGACCGCCGCCGAGGAGGGCGCTGCCACGGAGGCCGCGTCGAAGGAGGGCGCGGCCGAGGAGACCGCGCCCAAGGCCGGGAAGGCCGCGCCCAAGGCCGGGAAGGCGAAGCCCAAGGCCGGGAAGGGCGCGGGGAAGAAGGCGCAGCCCGATCCCGAGGACGTGCTGGTGGCCGGGCCCGGGCTGCGGACGCGGGAGTCCGCGCCCCGCGCGGCGCGGCGGCTGCGCACGCGCCTGGCGGTCGCGGCGGGGCTCGTGGTGATCGCCGGCGGCGTCATCTTCACGGTGGCGCGGGGGGAGGGCGCGGACGAGCAGTCCCTGCCGGGGCCGCTGGCCGCGGACGCGCTGTTCGCGGCCGACCCGGCCGCCGAGACCGACGGGCTCGTCCAGAACCTCGCCGCGGTCACCGCCGCGGGCGGGACGGTCGTCGCCGTGGGCACCGAGGGCGACGGCGTCCCGGGACGGGAGCGGACCCGGTTCCTGTCCTCCGTGGACGGGGGACGCACCTGGTCGCTGGCGCGGGTCCGCAGCGGCGACGGCTCGGCGGTCCCGCAGGGCGACGCCCCGCGGATGGTCGCGGCCGGGAAGCGCGGGTGGGTCGCGCTCGGCGACGCGCACGGCGGCGGCACGGTGGCGTGGACGAGCGAGAACGCGCGGACGTGGACGCGGCACGACGTCGGCGCCGTGTTCAAGCCGTCCGACGACGTGCGCGCCGTGGCCCGCACCGCGGACGGGTTCGCGGCCGTGGGCGGCGCCGACGGCCACGCCGTCGTCTGGATCTCGCCGGACGGCGGCCGGTGGCAGCGCATCGAGGGCATCCGGGGGATCACGGGCTTCGACCGCGTCGCGTCGTCCGGGAGCGTGCTGGTGACCCACGGCACCTACCCCCGCGAGGTCACCGTGAAGCGGGGCCGGCGGAAGATCACCAGGACCGTGCCGAGCCACGGCGTGTGGCGGTCCGAGGACGGCGGGCGGACCTGGGCGCAGGTGAGCATCCCGCAGGCGAAGGGCTCCTACGGGGCCACGAAGGGCCTCACGTACGGGCCCGGCGGGTTCGCGACCGTCCGCGAGGGCAGGCACACGTCCGGCCGGAAGGGCAACCGCAGGACGACCCGGTTCGGGGTCCTGTTCACCTCGCCGGACGGCCGCGAGTGGCGGGTCGCGAGCCGCTTCCGCGGATACGGCATCGAGCGGTTCGGCGGGACGCCGGACGGACTCGCGGTCGTCGTGCACGGGACCGACGACGCGTACCGGATCCTGCGGACCGCCGACGGGCGCTCCTGGAAGGCGGACGGCACCGTCCCCCGGCCGGTGAAGAGCAGCGGGCTGACGGTCGCCGCGGGCGGCGCGATCGCGATCTCCGGGAGCCGCGGCGACGACGCCTACCTGCACGGCGTGGACCTGCGGAAGGTGCCGGGCGCCGTCAACCCCGAGCGCTCGGTCCGGTCCCTCGCGGCGGCGCCGGGACGCGTCGTCGCGGCGGGCAGCTCGAACGGCGCGGCCGCGATCTGGACGGCGCCCGACGGGCAGCCGTGGCAGCGCGCCGAGCTCCCGAGCACGGCCGGGTCGCTGTCCGGGGTCGTGCACGGCGGCAAGGGATGGCTCGCCGTCGGCGCCACGCCCGGTGACGCGCCGAAGCCGCTGGTGATGACCTCGCAGGACGGGTCGACGTGGGAGAAGGCCGAGTTCCCCGGCGGCCCGGCGCCGGTGGCCGCCGCGGCCGGGCCGTCCGGTTACGTCGCGGCCGGGACGGGCGCGGTCTGGCACTCGGCGGACCTGAAGGAGTGGAAGCGCGCCGACCTCGACGGCGCCCCCGCCGCCGTGACGGCCTCGGACGGCATGTACGTCGCGGTCGGCGCGAGGGGGCGGGCCCCGGCCGTGTGGACGTCGCAGGACGGCGTGAAGTGGACGGCCGCCGAACTGTCCGACGGCCTCGCCACCGGTCCGCTCACCGGCGTCGCGGCCGACGGCGCCACGATCGTGGCGATCGGCGCGGACGGCGCCCCGCTCGTCTCCGTCGACGCCGGGAAGACCTGGACGGTGCACGCGCTCGGCGGCGACCTCACCGCCACCGCGATCACCGCGACGCCGAACGGCTTCGTCGCCACCGCGAGCACGTCCCACCGGAACGCGGCCGTCCTGACGTCCGGAGACGGCGTGACGTGGCGCCGGCTGCGGGTTCCCGGGCTGTCCGGGGACGGGGAGCGGCGGCTCACCGCCCTGACCGCCGCGGGGTCGTCCGTCCTGGCCGCCGGCGTCGCCGCCGACGGCCAGGGGGAGGCGGCGCTGCTCTGGAAGGCGCCGCTCCCGTGA
- a CDS encoding ABC transporter substrate-binding protein: MREQSPRQQGPRPSRRHLLLGGAALAAGGLAAACTSNTEDGDSGGGNPQAGTLAGDNDKAGKQVTIGFSAPAADHGWIAAIAKNAEEQAKKYSDVTFKPVEPTNDINQQISAVESLIEAKVDVLVILPNDGEQLNQVGRKAMDAGVPVVNLDRVFPDHLSYRTWVGGDNYGMGVSAGHYIGKKLKDKGVADPVIVEIQGIATLPLTQDRSKGFADALKTYGFEVTAKQDAKFTVESGNQVASNLLQAHKKIDAIWNHDDDQGVGVLAAIKQSGRDEFFMVGGAGSANAMREIKAGGVLEATVTYSPTMASSAIKLARLIAQGKGMSDLVELQVPQSITLASETITKDNVDRYMPLGFES, translated from the coding sequence ATGCGTGAACAGAGCCCCCGTCAGCAGGGTCCCCGTCCCAGCCGCAGGCACCTCCTGCTCGGAGGCGCCGCCCTGGCGGCCGGCGGCCTCGCCGCGGCCTGCACCAGCAACACCGAGGACGGCGACTCCGGCGGCGGGAACCCCCAGGCCGGCACGCTCGCCGGCGACAACGACAAGGCCGGCAAGCAGGTCACCATCGGGTTCTCCGCGCCCGCCGCGGACCACGGCTGGATCGCGGCGATCGCCAAGAACGCCGAGGAGCAGGCCAAGAAGTACTCCGACGTGACGTTCAAGCCGGTCGAACCGACCAACGACATCAACCAGCAGATCTCCGCCGTCGAGTCGCTGATCGAGGCGAAGGTCGACGTGCTGGTGATCCTCCCCAACGACGGCGAGCAGCTGAACCAGGTCGGCCGCAAGGCCATGGACGCCGGCGTCCCGGTCGTCAACCTCGACCGCGTCTTCCCCGACCACCTGTCGTACCGGACGTGGGTCGGCGGCGACAACTACGGCATGGGCGTCTCCGCCGGCCACTACATCGGCAAGAAGCTCAAGGACAAGGGCGTCGCCGACCCGGTCATCGTCGAGATCCAGGGCATCGCGACGCTGCCGCTGACGCAGGACCGCAGCAAGGGCTTCGCCGACGCGCTGAAGACCTACGGCTTCGAGGTCACCGCCAAGCAGGACGCGAAGTTCACCGTCGAGTCCGGCAACCAGGTCGCCTCGAACCTGCTCCAGGCGCACAAGAAGATCGACGCGATCTGGAACCACGACGACGACCAAGGCGTCGGCGTGCTCGCCGCGATCAAGCAGTCCGGGCGCGACGAGTTCTTCATGGTCGGCGGCGCCGGATCCGCCAACGCGATGCGCGAGATCAAGGCCGGCGGAGTGCTGGAGGCGACCGTCACCTACTCGCCGACGATGGCCTCGTCCGCCATCAAGCTGGCCCGGCTGATCGCACAGGGCAAGGGCATGTCCGACCTGGTCGAGCTGCAGGTGCCGCAGTCGATCACGCTGGCGTCCGAAACGATCACCAAGGACAACGTCGACCGCTACATGCCGCTCGGCTTCGAATCCTGA
- a CDS encoding sugar phosphate isomerase/epimerase family protein, whose translation MARPITLFTGQWADLPFEEVCRLASGWGYDGLEIACWGDHFEVDKAIADDDYIPRKLETLAKHDLKVWAISNHLVGQAVCDNPDERHKAILPERIWGDGEPEGVRRRAAAEIMDTARAAAKLGVDTVVGFTGSSIWHTVAMFPPTPDEMVERGYADFAERWNPILDVFDEVGVRFAHEVHPSEIAYDYWTTVRTLEAIGHRPAFGLNFDPSHFVWQDLDPVGFLFDFRDRIYHVDCKDTKVRTGDGRRGRLSSHLPWADLRRGWDFISTGRGDVPWEDCFRALNSIGYSGPISIEWEDAGMDRLQGAPEALEFIRALNKMEPPTASFDAAFSS comes from the coding sequence ATGGCACGACCGATCACCCTGTTCACCGGCCAGTGGGCGGACCTGCCGTTCGAGGAGGTCTGCCGGCTCGCGTCAGGCTGGGGCTACGACGGCCTGGAGATCGCCTGCTGGGGCGACCACTTCGAGGTCGACAAGGCCATCGCCGACGACGACTACATCCCGCGCAAGCTGGAGACCCTCGCCAAGCACGACCTGAAGGTGTGGGCCATCTCCAACCACCTCGTCGGCCAGGCCGTCTGCGACAACCCCGACGAACGCCACAAGGCGATCCTCCCGGAGCGGATCTGGGGCGACGGCGAACCGGAGGGCGTCCGCCGCCGCGCCGCCGCCGAGATCATGGACACGGCCCGCGCCGCCGCGAAACTCGGCGTCGACACCGTCGTCGGCTTCACCGGCTCCTCGATCTGGCACACCGTCGCCATGTTCCCGCCGACGCCCGACGAGATGGTGGAACGCGGCTACGCCGACTTCGCCGAACGGTGGAACCCGATCCTCGACGTCTTCGACGAGGTCGGCGTCCGGTTCGCGCACGAGGTCCACCCCAGCGAGATCGCCTACGACTACTGGACGACCGTGCGGACGCTGGAGGCGATCGGGCACCGGCCCGCGTTCGGCCTCAACTTCGACCCCTCCCACTTCGTCTGGCAGGACCTCGACCCGGTCGGCTTCCTGTTCGACTTCCGCGACCGCATCTACCACGTCGACTGCAAGGACACCAAGGTCCGCACCGGCGACGGCCGCCGCGGGCGCCTCTCGTCCCACCTTCCGTGGGCCGACCTGCGGCGCGGCTGGGACTTCATCTCCACCGGCCGCGGTGACGTCCCCTGGGAGGACTGCTTCCGCGCCCTCAACTCCATCGGCTACAGCGGACCGATCTCCATCGAATGGGAGGACGCCGGCATGGACCGCCTCCAGGGCGCCCCCGAGGCCCTGGAATTCATCCGAGCCCTCAACAAGATGGAACCGCCCACCGCCTCCTTCGACGCGGCGTTCTCTTCTTGA
- a CDS encoding sugar ABC transporter ATP-binding protein translates to MGSSETEPLLLMRGIVKQFPGVRALDGVDLDVRPGEVHCLLGQNGAGKSTLIKVLAGAHQPDEGEIVLGGRPVRLTGPNAAMRAGIATIYQELDLVDGLSVAENIFLGHEKSTLGFTRRGDAERAARELLGRLGHREIPPRREVGRLPAAGKQVVSMARALSHDARLIVMDEPSAALAHDEVGNLFRIIRELTAAGVAVVYISHRLEEIREIGDRVTVLKDGRAVAVGLPARTTSTDEIVSLMTGRDVEYVFPERPARVPDDDRPEVLRVEGLTLPGAFEDVSLRVRAGEIVGLAGLVGSGRSEILETIYGARRPARGRVLVDGRPVRPGDTGAAVRCGMGMAPEERKSQALLMNETVAGNVTVAGLTRYASFGWLDRRREVADVRRQIEALDIRPPDPARPVATLSGGNQQKVVLARWLLGAAGLRLLILDEPTRGVDVGARAELYQVIRELAGRGIGVLLVSSEVPEVLGLADRVLVVREGRIVHTADARDLDEAAVLNMIMEGSAL, encoded by the coding sequence ATGGGCTCGTCCGAAACCGAACCGCTGCTGCTGATGCGCGGCATCGTCAAGCAGTTCCCCGGCGTCCGCGCGCTGGACGGCGTCGACCTCGACGTGCGCCCCGGCGAGGTGCACTGCCTGCTCGGGCAGAACGGCGCCGGGAAGTCCACGCTCATCAAGGTGCTCGCCGGCGCGCACCAGCCCGACGAGGGCGAGATCGTGCTCGGCGGGCGGCCGGTGCGGCTCACCGGCCCCAACGCCGCGATGCGCGCCGGGATCGCCACGATCTACCAGGAGCTCGACCTCGTGGACGGGCTGTCGGTCGCGGAGAACATCTTCCTCGGCCACGAGAAGTCCACGCTCGGCTTCACCCGGCGCGGCGACGCCGAGCGGGCGGCGCGCGAGCTGCTCGGCCGGCTCGGGCACCGGGAGATCCCGCCGCGCCGCGAGGTGGGGCGGCTGCCCGCGGCGGGCAAGCAGGTCGTCAGCATGGCCCGCGCCCTGTCCCACGACGCCCGCCTGATCGTGATGGACGAGCCGTCCGCCGCCCTCGCCCACGACGAGGTCGGCAACCTGTTCCGCATCATCCGGGAGCTGACCGCCGCCGGCGTCGCGGTCGTCTACATCTCCCACCGGCTGGAGGAGATCCGCGAGATCGGCGACCGGGTCACCGTCCTCAAGGACGGCCGGGCCGTCGCCGTCGGGCTCCCCGCCCGCACCACCTCCACCGACGAGATCGTGTCGCTGATGACCGGCCGGGACGTCGAGTACGTCTTCCCCGAGCGTCCCGCGCGGGTCCCGGACGACGACCGGCCGGAGGTCCTGCGGGTGGAGGGCCTGACGCTGCCCGGCGCCTTCGAGGACGTGTCGCTGCGCGTCCGCGCCGGCGAGATCGTCGGGCTCGCCGGGCTGGTCGGCTCCGGCCGCTCGGAGATCCTGGAGACGATCTACGGCGCGCGGCGCCCCGCGCGGGGCCGGGTGCTGGTCGACGGCCGGCCCGTCCGCCCCGGCGACACCGGCGCGGCGGTGCGGTGCGGCATGGGCATGGCGCCGGAGGAGCGCAAGAGCCAGGCCCTGCTGATGAACGAGACCGTCGCCGGCAACGTCACCGTCGCGGGCCTCACCCGGTACGCGTCGTTCGGCTGGCTCGACCGGCGCCGCGAGGTCGCCGACGTGCGCCGCCAGATCGAGGCGCTCGACATCCGCCCGCCCGACCCGGCGCGCCCGGTCGCGACGCTGTCGGGCGGCAACCAGCAGAAGGTCGTGCTGGCCCGCTGGCTGCTCGGCGCCGCCGGGCTGCGGCTGCTGATCCTCGACGAGCCCACCCGCGGCGTGGACGTCGGCGCCCGCGCCGAGCTGTACCAGGTGATCCGGGAGCTGGCCGGGCGGGGGATCGGGGTGCTGCTGGTGTCCAGCGAGGTGCCCGAGGTGCTCGGGCTCGCCGACCGGGTCCTGGTCGTCCGCGAGGGGCGGATCGTGCACACCGCCGACGCCCGCGACCTCGACGAGGCCGCCGTGCTCAACATGATCATGGAAGGGAGCGCCCTGTGA